In [Mycobacterium] stephanolepidis, the genomic window ACGCGGCCGCCGGCGTTGTCGCGATGCCCGATCAGCACCAGGCGGCGCGTCTGGGTGAGCTGTTCCGCACGTCACGCTTCCGCGTGTACAGCACCAACGATGTGGTGGGTGTGGAGATGGCGGGCGCACTCAAGAACGTCTTCGCCATCGCCAGCGGCATGGGTTACGCGATCGGCATCGGCGAGAACACCCGCGCCATGGTGATCGCTCGGGCGCTGCGGGAAATGACCAAACTCGGTGTGGCCATGGGCGGTAACCCGGAGACGTTTCCCGGCCTGGCGGGCCTGGGCGACCTCATCGTCACCTGCACGAGTGCCAGCAGCCGCAACCGGCACGTGGGCGAGGAGATCGGCAAGGGCAAGACCATCGACGAGATCATCGAATCGATGAATCAGGTGGCCGAGGGCGTGAAGGCGTCCTCAGTGGTGATGACCCTTGCCGATGAGTACGGCATCCAGATGCCGATCGCGCGTGAGGTCGACGGGGTGATCAACCACGGCTCCACGGTGGAGCAGGCCTACCGCGGACTTATGGCGGCGACTCCCGGCCACGAAGTGCACGGCACCGGATTCTGATCAGGCGGGCAGGTACTCGGGCTTCACCACATCGCGCAGCTCGGATAGCGCCACCCGGCTCTGCATCGGCCCCTCGGCGTACGCCGCCACCCGGTATGGCTCGAAGGAGAACAGCAGCGCGTCGCCGTCCAGCGAGAGTTCTTTGAAATTCCCTGGCTCCGGAACCGTTCCGGTATCGACGAATTCGGTTCCCACACCGCCGAGCTGCGCACGCAGGTCGGCACGGACCAGCGCGGAGATCTTGGGCAACGCCGTCGCCGGATCGATCAGCAGCGACCCGATGGTGATCGGCTGTTTGGTGACGCGGTCGAAGGCGAGAGTGCGAAACGCGAATCCCGGGTGATA contains:
- a CDS encoding NAD(P)H-dependent glycerol-3-phosphate dehydrogenase; amino-acid sequence: MAALREPQVVVLGGGSWGTTVASIVARRSPTLQWARSPETVADINERHRNSRYLSDEVELTESLRATSDLHEAIEQADVVIMGVPSHSFREVLTEIGQSLRPWVPIVSLVKGLEQGSRMRMSQIIEEVLPGHPAGILAGPNIAKEVARGYAAAGVVAMPDQHQAARLGELFRTSRFRVYSTNDVVGVEMAGALKNVFAIASGMGYAIGIGENTRAMVIARALREMTKLGVAMGGNPETFPGLAGLGDLIVTCTSASSRNRHVGEEIGKGKTIDEIIESMNQVAEGVKASSVVMTLADEYGIQMPIAREVDGVINHGSTVEQAYRGLMAATPGHEVHGTGF